A stretch of DNA from Hydrogenophaga sp. SL48:
TTCTGGAAAGCGGCGTAAGCCGGGAGCAACCGCTCGTATTGGTCGACGGCTTTCTCGCGTTCGGCCTTGCCGGTGAGAAACAGGGTCTGTTTGTAGAAGCCGTTCATGGCATTGAAGTCTTCGAGGAAGAACTTGCGGCTGAACATCTGGCTCGCCCAGGCCCCCCCCACGGCCACCGCCACCAGCACCGCGCCCGCCAGCAGCGGCATCACACCGCTGCCCCGGGCCGGGGTGGCCGCCTTGCGCCAACCCAACACGGCGTAAAGCGGGCAAAAGCGGAACGCCGCCGTGGCAAGCGCCACCGCGCCCACGCCCAGGGCCACCCATTGCCACACGCCCCCGAGCCAGAAATAGGCCAGCAGCAGCGCGAGCACGCCCACCAGCGCGCGGATGAATCGGTCGAGTCCTTGCACGTTGTTCATGGGATGGCTTCTTTCTTCGATAAGGCAAAAATACCCCCACCACTATAAGCGCAACCCTGCGACAAAGGGTGATGAGTTGTCCCCGCGTTCACTGGACAACCCTGTGAATAACCTCCCGCAAGCGATGTACGGCGCTCGCAAGTGCTTGTGGCCCTAAGGAGTTCTTCAATCTGCCTGCGAAACAGGCAGTGGCACCCCAGTGGTTATCCACTTTTCCCGTGAAACCTTGGACAAGCTTGTGCATAAGTGTGGGCAAGCCTTGTAAAAAGGCGCCAAGTCCTTGTCACGCATGGACATTCTTTAAATCGCCTGTTCAACAGGCAGTGCGCACATGGCCCGGTACTGCGCATGACCAGGCCAGCTCGGTTAGATTTGTGCACATGTCCACCCCGACCGCGACCACCACTGTTCAACTGCGCCTGCCCGACACGGGTGACACGTTGGTGGTGCCGGCCGGCGCCACGCTGCTGCAGGCGCTGCTCGGTGCGGGGGTGGCGTGGCCGGCGTCGTGCCGCAACGGCACCTGCCGCGCGTGCATCGGCCAGCTGGTGAGCGGCACAGTGCGCTACACGGTGGAATGGCCGGGGCTGCTGCCCGAAGAAAAGGCGCAGGGCGTTGTGCTGCCCTGCGTGGCGTGCCCGACCAGCGACGTGGTGCTTGCGCCGCCGGTCGATTGAGGCCGCGTCAGCCGCGCAGGTGCTGCGCGAAGAACGCCATGGTGCGTTCCCAGGACAGCTTGGCGGCGGCCGCGTCGAAGCGCGGGGTGGTGTCGTTGTTGAAGCCGTGCTGGGTGCCCGGGTACTGGTGCGCTGTGTACTTCGCGCCGGCCGCCTTGAGCGCGGCCTCGTAGGCGGGCCAGGCGGCGTTGATGCGCTCATCGACGG
This window harbors:
- a CDS encoding 2Fe-2S iron-sulfur cluster-binding protein; this translates as MSTPTATTTVQLRLPDTGDTLVVPAGATLLQALLGAGVAWPASCRNGTCRACIGQLVSGTVRYTVEWPGLLPEEKAQGVVLPCVACPTSDVVLAPPVD